The DNA sequence gatttctattcttatcctgaagcaaagttattaacctgaagcgtatgtaacccgaggtaccactgtattgcataaGGTTCCCATCCTCAGTTTGCACCTACATAACTTCAGCAGTTCACAGGACTCCTTTAcaatgggttaaaaaaaatgcactaaaATGCCATTCTCATTTGTGTTTAATCACAGCAAAACATGACTTTCAGACATGGTCACATGCACCTCCAAATTGTTTTGGACTGCTTTTGTGCTCATGCATAAAGCACCTTTTAATCCAGCTACTTAAATAAGCTAGCTGTGGCCCCAGtagcttttttattttaggaAGCATGGATGGGCAGGGGTTATATTTGGGTTCTGACCAATCAAATGACTTTTCCTATGTTCATCAGGTGTGGGGAGATGCCGTGGCTTCCAGACAGGATGTTGTGCCCTGTTCAAGGGATGTTTCCCAATACACTGTGTCCAAACATTAATGTGGGAATAATGCAGGAGTCTAGATTGGGAAGGATTTatactctttttgtgtgtgtgtgtcttcaaatgaggaattcattcatatgtCGGTAGCTTCTTTATAGCTTCCCCACTAACCAAATGATTTTGCTACTATCTGGACAGAGTCTGCATGAAAAAATCGTCTCAAGAACGGTTTGCACTGAAGATCCTTCTCGATCGCCCTAAAGCTAGAAATGAGGTATAGTCCGCTCTTCTTGAAAAATGTTCTATAGATCTGTTGCTCCACTTGTGtgttcttcccctgcccactcaGTTATCCTAAAACAATTTATAGCAGTAAGAAGCACTCCTTAACACATCCCATTAAATATATATGGACAGTTGCTGTTTTATTTAGAGCCACTGTGATTTCCTAATTGTCTAATAAATTTCTGTCTATTTTCCATGTCAAATAAAACCAGCATGGCTTACAATGTAAAATAAAGCATAATgcatcaaataattttttttaaaaaataacactatTACCCTGTGGGAGATCAGGCATTTCCCTTCCTTGGTGATGTTGGGCACGATTTGAAGACATTTTTATCTGTCGGTGACTTTGGAAAgggacaagcttgctccatcttccatgcgacagccctttagatatttgaagatggccatcatatctcctctcagtctggctaagcatacccagctccctgaaccattcctcataagacttggctTCCAGACCTTTTATCACCCGTCTTAAAATTGTGATGCCCATGTGTGCCTTATGCCCTAGAATCCCTCACTCCGCACCTGAGGTTTGCTCTGGTTCTGCCTTAATGGCAGTAAGATTCCACGCAGGAGGAAGCTTGATGAAATTGCTTTGCACCCGTACTGATGTTAGTGGTGGTtctggctgggctgggctgaaaATCAACCCCCCACTCAGATCTGGAAGTGAAGCAGGCAACAATATCCAGGTTACAGGGTCAGGGCTGCTCCTGGTTTCCCCCATACACTGCTACTCGTTGCTGGAATGTGGGTGAAATTTTGGAGATAGTCCCAGCTTTCTGACGAACCCACACATGGGTGCTTGTGGTGAGTTACTCAGaggcttttctttattttttttcaattccccTTCGCTAACTGCTGTGTCAAGAAAGTTACTCATCCTTGCCCTGTTGACCCTTGAAAGGCCTGCATTTGGGATCAGCTTCCTTGAGCCCAGCTTTTGAGCACCTCACCAGAAGGAAGCAGGGGAGGCTGCTTAGCAGGCTGCTCCACATTCTTCCCAGAGCAGATGGACCTCTTGGCAAACGTTGCTTTGCTGTACCTACTTTGCTTGCCTGTTTGTAATCCTccttgtttttgcctgcctgaCGTCTTCTGCAGACTTAGCCAGCCAGCACCCACGTGCGTCTTGGATTCCGTCAACCAGCCTTGATTGCCTTCTTGTTCCTCGGCACAATCGTGCTCCTTTGCCTCTTGCCTGATTCTACCCTGTACCCCAAGGCTCAGGCTAAGCATGGGCTTATCTTGGCTTTAAAAATACTGGCGCTCATGCTCGGGCAGCCTTcccccagcctgctgccctccTGATGTTACGGAGTATAactcccttcagtcccagccaggatgggagctcttgtccaaaacatctggagggcagcaggttggggaaggctgatcaaGAACATGCCAGGCAGCCAGCATAAACTGGAAAAAGAACTGAGCATGTGGCTGATGTGCTTCCCTCATTGCTAAACTAAGTTGATTCTCGTGCTTAAGAACCAGAGGTAAGGACTTCAGGAGGGGCAGTGCTCCTCAAGCTGACCGTAATTCTGTCCGCAGGCAGAGGGGtataaaaatggggtgggggagaagcagagGCTTGGAAAGACATTTGCTAAGGCGGATGAGCACGGCTGCATTTTAACTTGCCTCTTCTTCTCCGTCAGGTCCGGCTGCACATGATGTGCGCGACACATCCCAATATTGTCCAGATTATCGAAGTTTATGCGAACAGTGTGCAGTTCCCTCACGAGTCAAGTCCAAGGTAAGACTCTGGCAGGGTGGTTTGCTTTCCCACTGCATCCTTTCTACAATCAGGCTTCGACGGCGTGGAATTCTGTCTGGAATTTAAAAACCGCCTTTTATCCAAAGCAAACTGCAACTGTCATATGTCTTGtgtctctcccccgcccctttcATAGTAGCGTGCCTTTCTTTCCATTGTGACAATCGTATTGTACAGAATATgtcaacatttttctttcttccagctGGTCTCACTTCTTAGCCATTTGGTTCCCAGCGTCCAGGACATTGGGGTGTGTGCAGCATAGATAGCAGCCCTTTTTTGAGATAGCCGATGGGCTTTccgctttctttaaaaaaaattagtgctCTTGTGAGGTAAGGCAAAGCATCTCAGGAGATGCAAATTGGGTGCCATTAAGGCTGGCAGAACAgcaaaagatcacagggcagaaTCTGCCAGGAGGTTCTCCTGCTCCAGCCTCCCAGAAGCAAACAGGAGCTGCAATGGCTAGAACTGCCTTGACTTGGCACTTTCCATGAGCTTGCACAAACCTCTGACGGCAAATGGTAGCATTAATGTGCATATTCCTTTGGAGAAAATCCTTGCCCATGACGTGTTTGCTCCCCACCCTCTGGGAGTAAAAGGTCCTCCCTGTTTCTAGTTTCCTCTTTCAATGATGCCCAGAAGAACAGAATCCCTGGAATTCCCAAATCCTAAACTGATCACCTTCTCTTTAATATTGAACTGGGCAGTAGAGCCCAGTTGTCTCaggacccgccccccccccccggcttgaaGTGTGGGGTGTTAGCTCTAGTTTTTATTAACGCTTTGACTTTTTTTCATATAACGAACTGGAATGCTTTTAAAACAGGGCTCGGCTCCTAATTGTAATGGAGATGATGGAAGGGGGCGAACTGTTTCACAGAATCAGCCAACATCGGCACTTTACTGAGAAGCAAGCAAGCCAAGTAACAAAGCAGGCAAGTTCttaacaccccacccacccccaacacccACCCCGCCCTTGTCTAAGCAAAAAGCATGGGAGGAAACAGCCCATAAAATAACTGACAATTTTACTGGGAGGGCAAGCGGCAAGctttttaagaaaacaacccTCTGATCTAATCAGAAGATTGCCTGCTTTGTTATGATCTCCTGGACAGCCTTTCTCCTTTTTGAGTTAAAACTCAAAAGTTTCCCAAACTTTATTTTTTAGGGTGTATGAAGACAAGAATTACTTTACCTTAACAGGGCCCATCCAAACCTGCCTCTGCAGGTCCCTGTTCCGAAGAGGAGGCATGCCCGGCACCAGTTGCTCGTGCAAAGACTTGAGTGGGCTGCCTCCTTTGGGTGGATGGGGGGTGATTTTGCAGTGTCAGGTTGGGCATAATCGCCTGCTTCCAGCAAAGGCTGATGGGAAGGCAGCAAGGCCTGAACAATGACTTGTCCAAGGATGTAGGAAGCAGCTGATTTTGCTGGCAGGTGCTTTGAGCTCCAAGAAACATTGAATTTATTCTCTTGCAGCGCACAATTTTGGGGATTTCTAGTCTATGCAAATGCgttaaataaagaagaaaaatcagaGGGATAGGGGTAGATATTAATGAAATTCTTATCCGTTGGCCCTTTACTCAGGGTAAACTTAACCTAGCTATGAATTCCCTGCCATCACAGCTGCTACGAAGCCTTTGAAGAAAGGGTGACGAAGTGTGTCATCAGCACAGGGTTCCCTAATTCAAGGCAGAAGCATGGTCTTGTGTCAGTTGAGTCTCTCCCAGTTCTTCATAATCTGGAGATCCATGTAGGCCCTACCCTAGTGAGTAGGCCAATGGGCAGTTTGGTCACAGTCCAGCAGATGTGAGAGCAAGCCTTGAAACTCAAACCTTTGTGAGATGTGGGCAGTCTCTGAGCAGTGGAAGGATCAGTTGTTTCTGGGTCCTGTGAAGTATCCAAGGAGAGACAGCCCCTtcttagtacagtcgtaccttggaagtcgaatggaatccattccggaagtccattcgagttccaaaacgttcagaaaccaaagcgcggcttctgattggctggaagaagctcctgcagccaatcagaagccctgtcggatgttcggcttccaaaaatagtttgcaaacaggaactattccaaaaatagtttgcaaacagtttgctgtgtttgggagccaaaacgttcgagaactaagctgttcgaaaaccaaaatacGACTGTAGTCTGGTCCTTAAGGAATAGCAGGCTGAGAAATACTGTAGCACAAAGCTGAATAAATCAGTTTCCCTACTGGGAATgaacatgtatttttttgtattcatGTTTGATGTGGTTGCTTGTTCCTATCTCTTGTCATGATTTGTGTTGCTGGTCTTTTTTAAGGAATATGGTGTATGCCTTGGTGACAGGGTGACCTGAGTGTTCTGGCCCAGCACCTCTTCTctctactttttttttgggggggtgaggtcTCTGGGTGCCTTGTCTCTTGTTCTAATGAAGTGTTACCCGTGAATCCACCTTTTGTTCTTTCTGTGTGTTTTCTGCTGCGACTTTTTCATCGCAATGTAATTGCAGTGCTTTGTTCTGATCTAACGCAGGAAAATTTCTTCAGGGAGAGTTCTTTCCAGAAAAGTAACTTGTTGGAGAAACATTAAATTctaagattttttgttttttgttttaaataatcccGCATGAGCCGAGTGCTGTTCATTGTGGATCTGGTAAAAGGCATCATTAAATTCGCCTCCCCCTTGCATGTGATGTGGACTCACTAAAGAGTCTCGCTGGTAGATGCCCCATGGGGATGGTTGTGAATGCTATAACATTTATATTTCCATCTAGTTCCATCCATTTTGACAGGTTGACAACtacttttaaaatactgtttctaAATGATGTTTTCTTTTCAGAAACACAAGGTTAAATATATGTAGTTAGAATATTAATCCAGCTGAATTTAAGcatttgggcaaaatattcctgcattgcaggtgcttggactagatgactcttgtggttccttctaactctatgatcctatgatttcCTATGTGTACATCCTGTTGATTTAGTGGGAGATAACTGTAATCAAATTTCCAGTTAGAATCTGTGGAAGTTAAAAATGCTTGACTTTGTCTGAATTGTCCCTTGCCTATCCTGAGAAAGTCAAGAGTGTCTGGTTTTATCCAAGGTTGGTTGTGAGTGGACAGAGAAGTATAAATGATAGGTTTTGTGtcaactttaattttttttactaattCCCATTCCAGAGCCCATATATACAATCCCACACCATGGTTTTACCATCGGCAGCCTCAATTTTCAGAAAAGAATGCTGTGAAGAATTAGAGTGCCCACTGGCCTGCTACCTgctatattaatgaaaatatttacataatttTCTCTTTCTTGGAGCTAATTGTGCATTTTAGCCTGACATTTTCTGCGAAACAAATTGGCCATCTTTTggcttttattctttttaatttcaaaatatgcccttaacaaaattaaaacagttAGCACTGAACGTAGGTGTTCAGTGTTCTTTGCTTTCAACTTGCACCTTTTAAATGGTGCCCTTAATCTTGCTCTGGTTCTAAGTGGCCTGCCATTCAAAAACAGACATTGTGTTTCATAGTAGACTTGTGGTCAGCCGTGGCTGGAGCTGCTGATTGGCCCCATAGCAAGTTGCAAACAAGGCAGTAAATCTTCTGTCACCTGCCTTCATCGTTTAAATCTTGCACATAAACATCAGGGTTGAGCAGAACCTAATCACTTAATTACTTCAGAGATTCAGTTGGCCTGTTAACAGCAAATGAAGGGCCACTGTTGAGATACAATTGTACtattgaaaatgttttttaataAGTTGGATTAACACTTTAGTCTTGGAAACGGAAAGCAATTAGCAACAAGctgggatgggtgtgtgtgtctttctcttaGCGTTTCCAGTTGACCCTGGGGCAAGGCAAGGCAATTTCAAGCGCAACTTTTCCAACTGTTGCAAGGTGGGCTTTTGAGatgttccctcctctcccccattgTGCCTCTGCAGGAATGCGAAGAGGTCCCTGCTCAGGTCCGCTGAGAAGATTAGGAAATGCTTGCTGCAACTTCATCCTGCTTAAACGCCCAGAGAGGTGAAAGCAGGAGTTGAAAACATTCCCCAAGGGCCCAGGCAGCGGGCCACCTTAAGCCTGGTTTTGCATACCTTGTTTTGATTTCCTACTTGCACCCTCCCCGACAGAACTCACTTGCCTCAAACCACGAGAATCTGTGTTGTAAAAACAGAAGGAACCTTTTGTTGTGTAGACGCTGCTTGCCTCAAGCTGGGATGGGTGGCTTGATTGATAGAAGCAGCCTGGCGAGGCAGAAACAGCTGTTTTCTGGATGTGTGCCTCTCTCCACTCCAGCCCCGGGAGTAAACCACCCTCTTTCCCATTTGCTCAGCAGTGTGTTTTGCCAGATCTCAAGACAACCCTTTTTGAAGAAATGCTCCGCCTGCCCTTAGCAGTGTGCTTTCAGGATCCGTCTTTATTCCCCACGTGTATGCCTAGTCTTCCAGTACATGCAAATGGTTAGGATGGGTGGTGGTGATCTGGTGGAGATTTGTGATCTCGGAACCAGAGCACAGAGACTGAGCCAGAGTCAAGAGTTGTGGGGCTGTGTCTCCATCCCAGATCTCCAGCTGCTTTTCCTTAGACCTCCTGAGCCATTCTAAGGGAAATCCTCTGTGGTGGTGCTGAGGGGCATCTACtgtgctccttttctttttttaagtgcagaTGCCACCATGTCAATGAGAGCCTTTTGGTTACTGTGTTTTGACTCCTTGTGCCCTCTTTCCAGATAGCTTTGGCTTTGCAACACTGTCATTCTTTAAACATTGCGCACCGAGACCTCAAGCCTGAGAACCTTCTTTTCAAGGATAATTCTTTGGTAAGATGGAGATTTGCTACTTTGGGTGTTGTGAAATCAGCTATGCTGCTGGTTAGTTCAAATCAGAAATGGCAACTCAACTCAATTTGCCCCAAACTCCCTTTACCTGTCCCTCCAGCCaaccccccctcttcttcttcttcttcttcttcttcttcttcttcttcttcttccctccagcTAACAGCAGCCCTTTCTGTCCCTGGGCCCTGTATGAGTTTCCCCTTTACCCCTCTCTATCCTTGGCCCTCCTTTCCTTGACTTCTTGCTGCCTCCCTCCATTCTAACCTCAGGTTCTTCTTTCCCAGCTCCCTAGTTATTCTGTCCTCTCCCTTTCAGCCAGCAAACTCCTTGCCTTTTAGCTTCTTtatccccctttcttcccactcAGGATCACAGTCCTCAACACCCGTGTGATCCCTGCCCTCCACCCCCCAGTTCTTAAATAACTTCTCTCACAGAAGCCGTGCTGCTTTGTCTACCTTCTGTTGCCAAGTGTGAAATGTGTCTGTGGGGAAAGGGGTGAAATTGGGATCGAACCAGTCTCACAGGTGTCCCTTGCTGCTTGCCTTTAGGATGCCCCAGTGAAGCTGTGCGACTTTGGATTTGCGAAGGTGGACCAGGGTGACCTGATGACACCGCAGTTCACTCCTTATTACGTAGCACCTCAGGTAAAGGATGGATTCCACCAAGAGTGGTGCAGCTACACCTCTTATCTGGACATGGGTAGACTATCACTAACCtctgttgtctgtgctctggtaacctttagGCTATATTACTGTAATGCATTATACatgaggctgcccttgaagatgattgaaaactgcagctggtgcagaattaggcagccaggttgctcactggggcaaggcgGTTTGAGCATTTAACACTAATCCTGGCATGACTACATTGGCTACCCATTAATTTCCaggctcagttcaaagtgctgcttttgctaTAGAAAGCCTTATGTGGCTCAGGATCCTAGTACCCCAAGGGCCCCTATATGAGctaacctggaccctgtgatcatcatctgagactCTTCTCTGTGTGTCCCTTCCACAGGAGGTCTGCAGGAtaacaacatgagaacgggccttttcagtCATGGCTCTCTCTTGTGGAATGCTTGCCCAAGGGAGACTTgcctttaggtaccaggcaaaaacatttccaccaggcctttggtttttAATTATCTGTGGTCTCCGTGaatgggtgggatgttttaatcctgcttttaaaaataaggctatcttttatatttttcttttgctggtTTTAATGTTTGCATTTGCTTGTTTGCTTATTCTTGCTTTGTGCTGCTTTTGTAGAAAAGgtgactaataagtttaataaataatcataattgtAACATAGATCTTCCCAGTACAGTACAATCAGACCTTAGTTCCCGAACGCCTCCGTTATcatatgttttggctcctgaacagcgaaaacccagaagtaaatgctctggttttcgaacgtttttttttttattattatcctgAACATCCGATGCcccttccacttgagtgcaagaagctcttgcaaccaattggaagctgcgcctcaaAACATTTCGgcagtcgaacggtcttccggaacggattacgttcgacaaccgaggtttgactataCTCTGGCCTGAACTGAATGTCATCCCTTCCCAAATTTCTGTGATGCTTGTATGCTGTAATGGAACAAATTTCCCAAATTTCTCTGATGCTTGTATGCTGTAATGGAACATGAGTATGCACAGAACAGAGTAAGCACCATAAGAATCTAGCAGAGACAGTCCCTTGGGCCTGGTTGCTGAAAATGAAACCCCCCCGATCTAAACCTCCCTATCTGGGCCACAGGACTCTTCCTGTGCCACACAGCTTCTCCATTGGCCATACCCATCACCAGCCCTGTTCTGCACCCTCTCTGAGTCCTTCTGCCTGGCAGGAACATGCCCTTaaagaatgcctcttgcttgcctggatggaggctgAATCAGTGGGTGGGCGGGTGTCTAGAAACTTcagacttttgcatggctggtaTGTAGCTGTTGCATTCTGAAAGGTTGTGTACCTATGCTCTAGAAGTCCCGTCAGGTAGTTCTCTGTCCAAGCCCAACAAGCCTGAATGGCACTTGGGCAATAATGAGTGTTAATGCAGAACTTTCTGGTTGAGTGCCCTGACCAGAGTAGTTGCAATATGCAAAACATTACATATGCAGCACATATGAGCCTATTTTGCCGCTCAAGATGTTTTGTTCCTAGGCCCTCTACAAGACCGGGTGTCAGTGTACAAATCTTAGGCATTTGTTTTGAACTTTGGCAACCTGAGTTTTCGTCtcgcattaaaaaataaataaaaccttgagTTTTCTAGCTCCCGTGTTGGTAAAAGTCTGAAAATATGTTAGTAGTGCTTGTTGAAATtttggaaggaagagggaggccGAACAGTGTTCCGAGGGAATTGGATTTTGGTGTGTTATATAACTTCCTTTGCCATTATAACTAACACAAGCAAAATAAAGAAGCAGATATTTGCAAAGCCTTTTTTTTACCATTCATGGACTTTATATGCCAGAACAATGGCAACTTTATTTGTTCTGAGATCTTTGAGAGCAGCATTGCAATAACAGTTGACAGCTATTGATGTGAgaagcttgcttttaaaaattccttgTGTGAGCAGCATCGAAAGCATCTATGAGCCAGTGTAACCCTTTGCCCCCTGCTCCCAATCCTTGCAGCAGGTGCTAAAGTCTGGTTATGGTCTATGTTTCTTGATCACAAAGGTCTCTTTGatgtttctctctcctctttgctGTTAATGTCTAAAGATTGCCCATATTCCCCCCTCCATCCCTTGCAGGTACTAGAGGCACAGAGAAGGCATCAGAAAGAGAAATCTGGTATCATTCCTACCTCGCCAACGCCCTACACTTACAATAAGGTATGCTTCTCAACCCAAGTGTCCTTGGCTGTGTTTCAGATATACCCAGCAGCTGTCTTTCCATTTGCCTAATTTTTCACAAGGAATTTTAGGCCCGGCACAGAAGATGATTTCTGGTATGGAATTCTGCAGTGTTAAGCATCAATTTttttgtggtttgttgttgttgctttttaaaacacacgTTTTGAAGCCCTCCAAGTTAGGGAAAGGACTGAAACGTTGCAGGCACCAGCTGCAGAAATCAGTTGCGTACAGGGAAGAGGGAATGGAAATGTGTGTCTGCatgattactgtatttttcgctcctaaaaagtaaggggaaatatctgtgcatcttatggagcgaatggtggtccctggagccgaattgcccaggggccaaaagaggatcgtgccttttattttacaaagagaaaagggggtgttgaaaggaccccactcagcagctgatcagcaagagactgggagagagataagactccccggctccctttcagccccgcccccttgcccaggcctccattgttgaatgtgctgcagagggaggttgtttgtttccccactgactggctgattagattatctgtctggaaactgtagaaacggctccctttccttaagaagctgtagaaatgtaagttgaaccccattaaaacagggcttttccccctttgcaaaagaagctttgcttttccccctttgcaaaaaactgcacaaatctgagctgatcctcaaaaaacagggcttttccctttgcaaaaaagctgcaaaactttgagctgatcctcaaaaaaacagggcttttccctttgcaaaaaaagctgcaaaactttgagctgatcctcaaaaaaacagggcttttccctttgcaaaaaaagctgcaaaaccttgagctgatcctaaaaaacaacaacaacagggcttttagaggaggaaaaccagaaaaatattttttttcttgtttcctcctctaaaaacgaggtgcgccctatggtccggtgcgccctatggagcgaaaaatacagcaCATGCTCTGCTTTTGTGACCTCCAGTCAGTTTCCCAGAACTATGTACATCCTCAGTTATATTTCTCCTCCCACCATCAAGCTCTTCCTAGCGTGTATTAAAAACACTCTTCTGCCACCTATTTGCATTGTATGAGAGACATTTgtgcagaaaaagaaaggggggagtcTGTTGTACGCATTGATTTGCCTAATGCAAGGCTTGCATTTGACTTTCCCCAATGCAGAGTTTGCCTCTTTCTTCAGTGTGGAATATTTACACAGCCACGTCTATTATCAGCATCAATCATCTTTGATAGTTGCTTTTCTCACAGAGCGACCCAAAGCAATTTGCGCTGAAATGAGTTAAGAACATCTAATACAAGTCTAAAAACACAGctatacatataaaacaaatcGGGGCTTACTGATCGCACCCCACTAAAAAAGACCGCAGTGCCTCCCTTCAAATCAAGGGTAAAAGCCCTGGTAAAGAGAAAAGACTTTGCATGGTTTCCAAAAATAGATAGACTGTGCCAAGCATGCCTCCGGGGGAGAGCATTGTATAAACAGAGGACTACCACTGACAAGGCCCCAAGCCCCCAAACCACTCATGGAGGGGCACATAAAGAAGGTGCTTGGGGGACCCTTATTCCTTCATCCCGACCCCTTCAACTCATGCTGCATACAAAGTTAAAATTCCTTTTTATCCTTCTCCCAGAGCTGTGACTTATGGTCCCTGGGTGTCATCATTTACGTGATGCTGTGCGGCTACCCACCTTTCTACTCTAAGCACCACAGTCGGACAATTCCCAAGGACATGCGGAAGAAGATCATGACAGGGAGCTTTGAATTTCCAGAGGAGGAATGGAGCCAGATCTCTGAAATGGCAAAAGACATGGTGCGCAAGTAAGTCCCATCAccagtgggttggggggggggttgtgcaaaACTCTCCCAGGTGGGTGAGTCATGCTGCCTGTAGCACTTGTTTGGTGGGGGGTGTCACAGCTAATACAAGCAGGTGGAGGCTTCCATTCACATAGTTGCTACTTCCCAGGCATAAATCGGTCTCTGCCACAAGTATCTTTTACcatggggcaggtgggcatggcttggccgAAATGGTCTTGTGGGCCAAATGGGAAGGTCCTAACGAGGCCCACAGGAGAGGTTTCCTACCCTTTTCCCTGCATAATCAGAATGTGCTCTAAAATATGCTTAACACTTCCCTGTGTTGACTTGTGAAGGACAGTATCAGTGTCTTGGCCACTTCCAGCcgctgattatttatttatttaaatatttgtataccgCTGAACCATGAAAATATATCACAGAGGTTTACAACAGTATGAAAACAATAACACCAcaaaaagttaaaaaacaaaagatgGTTCGCTGTTACCCTCTTAATGAGAAGCCTCATAAACCCACACTCCc is a window from the Lacerta agilis isolate rLacAgi1 chromosome 8, rLacAgi1.pri, whole genome shotgun sequence genome containing:
- the MAPKAPK5 gene encoding MAP kinase-activated protein kinase 5 isoform X1 produces the protein MSEEPDADKMIKETSILEEYHINWTQKLGAGISGPVRVCMKKSSQERFALKILLDRPKARNEVRLHMMCATHPNIVQIIEVYANSVQFPHESSPRARLLIVMEMMEGGELFHRISQHRHFTEKQASQVTKQIALALQHCHSLNIAHRDLKPENLLFKDNSLDAPVKLCDFGFAKVDQGDLMTPQFTPYYVAPQVLEAQRRHQKEKSGIIPTSPTPYTYNKSCDLWSLGVIIYVMLCGYPPFYSKHHSRTIPKDMRKKIMTGSFEFPEEEWSQISEMAKDMVRKLLKVKPEERLTIEGVLDHPWLNSTEALDNILPSAQLMMDKAMVAGIQQAHAEQLANMRIQDLKVSLKPLHSVNNPILRKRKLLGTKPKDSVYIHDPENSSEDSNVALEKLRDVIAQCILPQAGKGENEDEKLNEVMLEAWKYNRECKLLRDTLQTFSWNGRGFTDKVDRLKLAEIVKQVIEEQTNSHDSQ
- the MAPKAPK5 gene encoding MAP kinase-activated protein kinase 5 isoform X2, whose protein sequence is MSEEPDADKMIKETSILEEYHINWTQKLGAGISGPVRVCMKKSSQERFALKILLDRPKARNEVRLHMMCATHPNIVQIIEVYANSVQFPHESSPRARLLIVMEMMEGGELFHRISQHRHFTEKQASQVTKQIALALQHCHSLNIAHRDLKPENLLFKDNSLDAPVKLCDFGFAKVDQGDLMTPQFTPYYVAPQVLEAQRRHQKEKSGIIPTSPTPYTYNKSCDLWSLGVIIYVMLCGYPPFYSKHHSRTIPKDMRKKIMTGSFEFPEEEWSQISEMAKDMVRKLLKVKPEERLTIEGVLDHPWLNSTEALDNILPSAQLMMDKAMVAGIQQAHAEQLANMRIQDLKVSLKPLHSVNNPILRKRKLLGTKPKDSVYIHDPENSSEDSNVALEKLRDVIAQCILPQAGENEDEKLNEVMLEAWKYNRECKLLRDTLQTFSWNGRGFTDKVDRLKLAEIVKQVIEEQTNSHDSQ